A genomic stretch from Kwoniella europaea PYCC6329 chromosome 2, complete sequence includes:
- a CDS encoding septum-promoting GTP-binding protein 1: protein MTDQGYISSGSGSGRVSGGEGGDRNSIVLKVGMVGDSQIGKTSLMVKYVEGSFDEDYIQTLGVNFMEKAITIRNTEITFSIWDLGGQREFVSMLPLVSNDAVAILFMFDLTRKATLNSVKEWYRQARGFNKTAIPVLIGTKYDQFASFPREEQEEITKQAKRFSKAMHAPLIFCSTSHSINVQKIFKIVLAKAFDLKCVIPEIDEVGEPILLYVDV from the exons ATGACAGACCAAGGCTACATATCATCTGGATCAGGCAGCGGCAGGGtatcaggtggtgaaggCGGAGATAGGAATTC GATCGTATTGAAAGTTGGAATGGTAGGAGATTCACAGATTGGTAAAACTTCATTGATGGTGAAATACGTCGAAGGTAGTTTTGA TGAGGATTATATACAAACGCTAGGAGTCAATTTCATGGAAAAGGCAATAACGATACGAAATACCGAGATAACATTTTCG ATATGGGATCTAGGTGGTCAGAGGGAATTCGTATCGATGTTACCACTAGTATCGAATGATGCTGTAGCGATATTGTTCATGTTTGATTTGACGAGGAAGGCGACCTTGAATAGTGTCAAGGAATGGTATAGGCAAGCTAGGGGAttcaacaag ACCGCTATACCAGTATTGATCGGTACGAAATACGACCAATTTGCTTCTTTCCCTCgtgaagaacaagaagaaatcacAAAGCAAGCTAAGCGGTTCTCCAAAGCTATGCATGCTCCATTG ATATTCTGTTCGACATCGCATTCCATAAACGTACAGAAGATCTTCAAAATTGTTTTAGCCAAAGCATTTGATTTGAAG TGCGTTATACCGGAGATAGACGAAGTGGGAGAACCAATCTTGTTGTACGtggatgtatga